From a region of the Alosa sapidissima isolate fAloSap1 chromosome 9, fAloSap1.pri, whole genome shotgun sequence genome:
- the LOC121718609 gene encoding N-acetyllactosaminide beta-1,3-N-acetylglucosaminyltransferase 2-like, protein MQTIQLKTKILRLMILGLMNVLLFILVDISMKYTHGRDQNSKVRIPSTRFWKKLTVSEAFWNRRQQLLDHIHNPLFASAIAAGNDTLMDAATIPAGILAWINDTSPEDPCAPDHSVASRVKDYDQLPQRFKDFLRYMRCRSYPMVLNVPDLCQEPPFLLLAVKSLSPHFDRRQAIRQSWGRAGTFAGHKVVTVFLLGNAASTDHFPDLSGMVQHESALHGDILQWNYRDTFFNLTVKEVLFLEWLHHSCPGVSYIFKGDDDVFVNTHRILNYLGGLRRSKSRDLFIGDVITGAGPHRNKKLKYYIPESVFQGNYPPYAGGGGYIYSGDVAMRLYNASQKVSLYPIDDVYTGMCLQKIGLLPEKHKDFKTFNIDEKYRDNACIYSALMLVHSRTPQEVIQIWSWLQDPGLRCQAVTKVAG, encoded by the coding sequence ATGCAGACCATCCAGTTGAAGACCAAGATTCTGCGTCTGATGATTTTGGGCCTGATGAacgtcctcctcttcatcctggtGGACATATCCATGAAGTACACCCATGGCAGGGACCAGAACAGTAAGGTTCGAATCCCGTCGACGCGCTTCTGGAAGAAGCTCACGGTCAGTGAGGCCTTCTGGAACCGTCGGCAGCAGCTGCTCGACCACATACACAACCCGCTCTTCGCGTCGGCAATCGCCGCGGGCAACGACACGCTCATGGACGCCGCCACCATCCCAGCGGGGATACTCGCCTGGATAAACGACACGAGTCCCGAAGACCCCTGCGCACCTGACCACAGCGTTGCGTCGAGAGTGAAGGACTACGATCAGCTGCCGCAGCGCTTTAAGGACTTCCTGCGGTACATGCGGTGCCGGTCCTACCCCATGGTGCTGAACGTGCCGGACCTTTGCCAGGAGCCCCCGTTCCTGCTCCTGGCGGTGAAGTCCCTGTCGCCCCACTTCGACCGACGCCAGGCAATCCGCCAGTCCTGGGGCCGCGCGGGCACGTTCGCGGGGCATAAGGTCGTCACGGTGTTTCTCCTCGGCAACGCCGCGTCGACGGATCACTTCCCGGACCTGTCGGGGATGGTGCAGCATGAGTCGGCGCTCCACGGCGACATCCTCCAGTGGAACTACCGTGACACCTTCTTCAACCTGACCGTCAAGGAGGTTCTCTTCCTGGAGTGGCTCCACCACAGCTGCCCCGGCGTCAGCTACATCTTCAAAGGCGACGACGACGTCTTTGTCAACACACACCGCATTCTGAACTACCTGGGCGGGCTCCGGCGCTCCAAGTCCCGGGACCTCTTCATCGGCGACGTGATCACGGGTGCCGGTCCGCACCGCAACAAGAAGCTAAAGTACTACATCCCCGAGAGCGTCTTCCAGGGCAACTACCCACCGTACGCTGGCGGAGGGGGATACATCTACTCGGGCGATGTGGCTATGCGGCTCTACAACGCCTCGCAAAAAGTCTCGTTGTACCCCATCGACGACGTCTACACGGGCATGTGCCTTCAGAAAATTGGCCTGCTGCCAGAGAAGCACAAGGACTTCAAGACATTTAACATTGATGAGAAGTACCGGGACAATGCTTGCATCTACAGCGCTCTCATGCTTGTCCACAGTCGGACTCCACAGGAAGTTATCCAAATCTGGTCCTGGTTACAGGACCCTGGCCTGAGATGTCAGGCTGTGACTAAGGTTGCTGGATAA
- the LOC121718613 gene encoding N-acetyllactosaminide beta-1,3-N-acetylglucosaminyltransferase 2-like has product MHTSQMKNRILGLMMFNVLLFILVDISMKYSHGRDQNSKVRFPSTRFWKKLTVSEAFWNRRQQLLDHIHNPLFASAIAAGNDTLMDAATIPAGILAWINDTSPEDPCAPDHSVASRVKDYDQLPQRFKDFLRYMRCRSYPMVLNVPDLCQEPPFLLLAVKSLSPHFDRRQAIRQSWGRAGTFAGHKVVTVFLLGNAASTDHFPDLSGMVQHESALHGDILQWNYRDTFFNLTVKEVLFLEWLHHSCPGVSYVFKGDDDVFVNTHRILNYLGGLRRSKSRDLFIGDVITGAGPHRNKKLKYYIPESVFQGNYPPYAGGGGYIYSGDVAMRLYNASQKVSLYPIDDVYTGMCLQKIGLLPEKHKDFKTFNIDEKYRDNACIYSALMLVHSRTPQEVIQIWSWLQDPGLRCQAVTKVAG; this is encoded by the coding sequence ATGCATACCAGCCAGATGAAGAACAGGATCCTGGGCCTGATGATGTTCAacgtcctcctcttcatcctggtGGACATATCCATGAAGTACAGCCACGGCAGGGACCAGAACAGTAAGGTTCGATTCCCGTCGACACGCTTCTGGAAGAAGCTCACGGTCAGTGAGGCCTTCTGGAACCGTCGGCAGCAGCTGCTCGACCACATACACAACCCGCTCTTCGCGTCGGCAATCGCCGCGGGCAACGACACGCTCATGGACGCCGCCACCATCCCAGCGGGGATACTCGCCTGGATAAACGACACGAGTCCCGAAGACCCCTGCGCACCTGACCACAGCGTTGCGTCGAGAGTGAAGGACTACGATCAGCTGCCGCAGCGCTTTAAGGACTTCCTGCGGTACATGCGGTGCCGGTCCTACCCCATGGTGCTGAACGTGCCGGACCTCTGCCAGGAGCCCCCGTTCCTGCTCCTGGCGGTGAAGTCCCTGTCGCCCCACTTCGACCGGCGCCAGGCAATCCGCCAGTCCTGGGGCCGCGCGGGCACGTTCGCGGGGCATAAGGTCGTCACGGTGTTTCTCCTCGGCAACGCCGCGTCGACGGATCACTTCCCGGACCTGTCGGGGATGGTGCAGCATGAGTCGGCGCTCCACGGCGACATCCTCCAGTGGAACTACCGTGACACCTTCTTCAACCTGACCGTCAAGGAGGTTCTCTTCCTGGAGTGGCTCCACCACAGCTGCCCCGGCGTCAGCTACGTCTTCAAAGGCGACGACGACGTCTTCGTCAACACACACCGCATTCTGAACTACCTGGGCGGGCTCCGGCGCTCCAAGTCCCGGGACCTCTTCATCGGCGACGTGATCACGGGTGCCGGTCCGCACCGCAACAAGAAGCTAAAGTACTACATCCCCGAGAGCGTCTTCCAGGGCAACTACCCACCGTACGCTGGCGGAGGGGGATACATCTACTCGGGCGACGTGGCTATGCGGCTCTACAACGCCTCGCAGAAAGTCTCGTTGTACCCCATCGACGACGTCTACACGGGCATGTGCCTTCAGAAAATCGGCCTGCTGCCAGAGAAGCACAAGGACTTCAAGACATTTAACATTGATGAGAAGTACCGGGACAATGCTTGCATCTACAGCGCTCTCATGCTTGTCCACAGTCGGACTCCACAGGAAGTTATCCAAATCTGGTCCTGGTTACAGGACCCTGGCCTGAGATGTCAGGCTGTGACTAAGGTTGCTGGATAA
- the LOC121718614 gene encoding N-acetyllactosaminide beta-1,3-N-acetylglucosaminyltransferase 2-like: protein MHTSQMKNRILGLMMFNVLLFILVDISMKYSHGRDQNSKVRFPSTRFWKKLTVSEAFWNRRQQLLDHIHNPLFASAIAAGNDTLMDAATIPAGILAWINDTSPEDPCAPDHSVASRVKDYDQLPQRFKDFLRYMRCRSYPMVLNVPDLCQEPPFLLLAVKSLSPHFDRRQAIRQSWGRAGTFAGHKVVTVFLLGNAASTDHFPDLSGMVQHESALHGDILQWNYRDTFFNLTVKEVLFLEWLHHSCPGVSYVFKGDDDVFVNTHRILNYLGGLRRSKSRDLFIGDVITGAGPHRNKKLKYYIPESVFQGNYPPYAGGGGYIYSGDVAMRLYNASQKVSLYPIDDVYTGMCLQKIGLLPEKHKDFKTFNIDEKYRDNACIYSALMLVHSRTPQEVIQIWSWLQDPGLRCQAVTKVVG, encoded by the coding sequence ATGCATACCAGCCAGATGAAGAACAGGATCCTGGGCCTGATGATGTTCAacgtcctcctcttcatcctggtGGACATATCCATGAAGTACAGCCACGGCAGGGACCAGAACAGTAAGGTTCGATTCCCGTCGACGCGCTTCTGGAAGAAGCTCACGGTCAGTGAGGCCTTCTGGAACCGTCGGCAGCAGCTGCTCGACCACATACACAACCCGCTCTTCGCGTCGGCAATCGCCGCGGGCAACGACACGCTCATGGACGCCGCCACCATCCCAGCGGGGATACTCGCCTGGATAAACGACACGAGTCCCGAAGACCCCTGCGCACCTGACCACAGCGTGGCGTCGAGAGTGAAGGACTACGATCAGCTGCCGCAGCGCTTTAAGGACTTCCTGCGGTACATGCGGTGCCGGTCCTACCCCATGGTGCTGAACGTGCCGGACCTTTGCCAGGAGCCCCCGTTCCTGCTCCTGGCGGTGAAGTCCCTGTCGCCCCACTTCGACCGGCGCCAGGCAATCCGCCAGTCCTGGGGCCGCGCGGGCACGTTCGCGGGGCATAAGGTCGTCACGGTGTTTCTCCTCGGCAACGCCGCGTCGACGGATCACTTCCCGGACCTGTCGGGGATGGTGCAGCATGAGTCGGCGCTCCACGGCGACATCCTCCAGTGGAACTACCGTGACACCTTCTTCAACCTGACCGTCAAGGAGGTTCTCTTCCTGGAGTGGCTCCACCACAGCTGCCCCGGCGTCAGCTACGTCTTCAAAGGCGACGACGACGTCTTCGTCAACACACACCGCATCCTGAACTACCTGGGCGGGCTCCGGCGCTCCAAGTCCCGGGACCTCTTCATCGGCGACGTGATCACGGGTGCCGGTCCGCACCGCAACAAGAAGCTAAAGTACTACATCCCCGAGAGCGTCTTCCAGGGCAACTACCCACCGTACGCTGGCGGAGGGGGATACATCTACTCGGGCGACGTGGCTATGCGGCTCTACAACGCCTCGCAGAAAGTCTCGTTGTACCCCATCGACGACGTCTACACGGGCATGTGCCTTCAGAAAATCGGCCTGCTGCCAGAGAAGCACAAGGACTTCAAGACATTTAACATTGATGAGAAGTACCGGGACAATGCTTGCATCTACAGCGCTCTCATGCTTGTCCACAGTCGGACTCCACAGGAAGTTATCCAAATCTGGTCCTGGTTACAGGACCCTGGCCTGAGATGTCAGGCTGTGACAAAGGTTGTTGGATAA
- the zgc:66455 gene encoding uncharacterized protein zgc:66455 isoform X1 produces MSQFVLAIIYSLFAYGPMVICDVMTNKNEPSNTSSGGSSNKDRNAFFALRSCHQVLRGDSGEFFSPDYLCSNPPLWCNWTIQVSPGKRVHLQLEDFTPASTCHLKKDQIHLDESTGGGLGPMLGPTGDHRILEKCWKKAEYTSLSSTIHVVLLISRTPDPPLRGFYGRFRSLGGTEESLKNGADDTMNTSDSEVHEKREQSEVHRKHSKIELPRVPNPRSVSEKTSSPTEEPQVSYSSDQNHSPNTKTAGGGHFVSPAPTSMSNELPSGPENLEGEGLEKGSVTWQTVRGHLGEAPDGGGREGGGGGGGGEEEEEEEEEEEVKVSLKHSLTPDANSVLTGKKKIDRPHADSPSIVTESPLAVTTTTQGEVDTNIPKPKVEASKKAETEVDYKERTLSHQTHRNITHHPHLPGAFLFEVSVEVALSPQTGEGWDQRATTLLTTLKNMMKDELSSYAPKTISSKRIKRLSSGALFLLWLHFGEGQDGVQSHRVLHAAAQGLRGRSLLPQEGGTEGVVAYVSIADVNECGTQLSQCDAYAECVNRFGTYACRCRPGYLDKSRTSPGGTICIDPAASAVLPVAGCSWSSPAILRGIYCVCVLLCLLIVLLLFALAVMYRRRHQGAFLLRCQSHSNGSGLATVAGGDNNNNRNDHNSGSGGGCLKMSAVRNRPLPSVPPPPPTRRIKDGADGGGSLEPPLLKFGPLPHSDGSESLGSESRVKQ; encoded by the exons ATGTCACAATTCGTCTTGGCAATAATATACTCTTTATTTGCCTACGGACCAATGGTGATATGCGATGTTATG ACCAACAAGAACGAACCCAGTAACACATCTTCTG gggggTCTTCCAACAAAGATCGAAATGCATTCTTTGCACTGCGAAGTTGTCACCAGGTTCTCCGTGGGGACAGCGGTGAATTCTTCTCTCCGGACTATCTGTGTTCTAACCCGCCCCTGTGGTGCAACTGGACCATCCAGGTGTCTCCTGGGAAACGCGTGCACCTGCAGCTGGAGGACTTCACGCCGGCCAGCACCTGCCACCTGAAGAAGGACCAGATCCACCTGGACGAGTCTACGGGAGGGGGCCTGGGGCCCATGTTGGGGCCTACGGGTGACCACCGCATCCTGGAGAAGTGCTGGAAGAAGGCAGAATACACGTCACTCTCCAGTACCATACACGTGGTTCTGCTCATCTCCCGGACGCCTGACCCACCGCTCAGGGGGTTCTACGGACGCTTCAGGTCCCTCGGCGGTACCGAGGAGTCCCTAAAGAACGGCGCAGATGACACGATGAACACCTCAGACTCTGAAGTACATGAGAAGCGAGAGCAGTCTGAAGTCCACCGCAAACACAGCAAAATTGAACTGCCTCGTGTACCAAATCCAAGAAGCGTCTCTGAGAAGACATCTTCACCCACTGAGGAGCCTCAGGTTAGTTATTCTTCTGATCAGAATCATTCCCCCAACACCAAAACAGCAGGTGGCGGCCATTTTGTTTCCCCAGCCCCTACATCCATGTCCAATGAGCTTCCCTCAGGGCCAGAGAACCTGGAAGGTGAGGGGTTGGAGAAGGGGAGCGTCACCTGGCAAACTGTTAGAGGCCACTTAGGAGAGGCACcagatggaggaggaagagaaggaggaggaggaggaggaggaggagaagaagaagaagaagaagaagaagaagaagaagtaaaGGTATCTCTCAAGCATTCTCTGACTCCTGATGCCAACTCTGTGTTGACGGGGAAGAAGAAGATTGACCGTCCGCACGCCGACAGCCCCAGTATTGTCACCGAGTCACCTCTGGCTGTCACTACTACAACACAAGGAGAGGTCGATACAAATATTCCGAAGCCCAAAGTTGAAGCTTCAAAGAAAGCTGAAACTGAGGTCGATTACAAAG AGAGAACACTTTCACATCAAACCCACAGGAATATCACCCATCATCCACACTTACCGGGAG CGTTTCTTTTTGAGGTGTCGGTGGAGGTGGCCTTGAGTCCGCAGACTGGGGAGGGTTGGGACCAGCGGGCGACCACTCTACTGACCACACTCAAGAACATG ATGAAAGATGAGCTATCGAGCTACGCTCCAAAAACCATATCATCCAAACGAATTAAAAG gttgaGCTCAGGGGCACTTTTCCTCCTCTGGCTTCATTTCGGGGAGGGGCAGGATGGGGTGCAGTCGCACAGGGTTCTCCACGCAGCAGCGCAGGGGCTCAGGGGGCGCAGTCTGCTCCCTCAAGAGGGCGGCACAGAGGGGGTCGTCGCCTACGTCAGCATTGCAG atgTGAATGAGTGCGGCACCCAGCTGTCTCAGTGCGACGCCTACGCCGAGTGTGTGAACCGATTTGGCACGTACGCGTGCCGCTGCCGCCCCGGCTACCTGGACAAGTCGCGCACCAGCCCCGGGGGCACCATCTGCATCGACCCTGCCGCCTCCG CTGTCCTCCCTGTTGCAGGCTGTAGCTGGTCGTCTCCCGCCATCCTCCGAGGCATCTACTGCGTCTGCGTCCTGCTCTGCCTGCTCATCGTGCTGCTGCTCTTCGCCCTGGCCGTCATGTACCGCCGTCGCCACCAGGGGGCCTTCCTGCTCCGCTGCCAGAGCCACAGCAACGGGAGCGGCCTGGCGACAGTTGCCGGCggcgacaacaacaacaatcgcAACGACCACAACAGCGGTAGTGGTGGTGGCTGCCTGAAGATGTCTGCCGTTCGTAACCGGCCGCTGCCCTCGgtgccacccccacccccgacaCGGCGCATCAAGGACGGTGCGGACGGCGGGGGGTCCCTGGAGCCCCCCTTGCTCAAGTTCGGCCCGCTGCCGCACTCCGACGGGTCCGAGAGCTTGGGGTCGGAGTCCAGAGTGAAGCagtaa
- the zgc:66455 gene encoding uncharacterized protein zgc:66455 isoform X2 translates to MSQFVLAIIYSLFAYGPMVICDVMTNKNEPSNTSSGGSSNKDRNAFFALRSCHQVLRGDSGEFFSPDYLCSNPPLWCNWTIQVSPGKRVHLQLEDFTPASTCHLKKDQIHLDESTGGGLGPMLGPTGDHRILEKCWKKAEYTSLSSTIHVVLLISRTPDPPLRGFYGRFRSLGGTEESLKNGADDTMNTSDSEVHEKREQSEVHRKHSKIELPRVPNPRSVSEKTSSPTEEPQVSYSSDQNHSPNTKTAGGGHFVSPAPTSMSNELPSGPENLEGEGLEKGSVTWQTVRGHLGEAPDGGGREGGGGGGGGEEEEEEEEEEEVKVSLKHSLTPDANSVLTGKKKIDRPHADSPSIVTESPLAVTTTTQGEVDTNIPKPKVEASKKAETEVDYKERTLSHQTHRNITHHPHLPGAFLFEVSVEVALSPQTGEGWDQRATTLLTTLKNMMKDELSSYAPKTISSKRIKRLSSGALFLLWLHFGEGQDGVQSHRVLHAAAQGLRGRSLLPQEGGTEGVVAYVSIADVNECGTQLSQCDAYAECVNRFGTYACRCRPGYLDKSRTSPGGTICIDPAASGCSWSSPAILRGIYCVCVLLCLLIVLLLFALAVMYRRRHQGAFLLRCQSHSNGSGLATVAGGDNNNNRNDHNSGSGGGCLKMSAVRNRPLPSVPPPPPTRRIKDGADGGGSLEPPLLKFGPLPHSDGSESLGSESRVKQ, encoded by the exons ATGTCACAATTCGTCTTGGCAATAATATACTCTTTATTTGCCTACGGACCAATGGTGATATGCGATGTTATG ACCAACAAGAACGAACCCAGTAACACATCTTCTG gggggTCTTCCAACAAAGATCGAAATGCATTCTTTGCACTGCGAAGTTGTCACCAGGTTCTCCGTGGGGACAGCGGTGAATTCTTCTCTCCGGACTATCTGTGTTCTAACCCGCCCCTGTGGTGCAACTGGACCATCCAGGTGTCTCCTGGGAAACGCGTGCACCTGCAGCTGGAGGACTTCACGCCGGCCAGCACCTGCCACCTGAAGAAGGACCAGATCCACCTGGACGAGTCTACGGGAGGGGGCCTGGGGCCCATGTTGGGGCCTACGGGTGACCACCGCATCCTGGAGAAGTGCTGGAAGAAGGCAGAATACACGTCACTCTCCAGTACCATACACGTGGTTCTGCTCATCTCCCGGACGCCTGACCCACCGCTCAGGGGGTTCTACGGACGCTTCAGGTCCCTCGGCGGTACCGAGGAGTCCCTAAAGAACGGCGCAGATGACACGATGAACACCTCAGACTCTGAAGTACATGAGAAGCGAGAGCAGTCTGAAGTCCACCGCAAACACAGCAAAATTGAACTGCCTCGTGTACCAAATCCAAGAAGCGTCTCTGAGAAGACATCTTCACCCACTGAGGAGCCTCAGGTTAGTTATTCTTCTGATCAGAATCATTCCCCCAACACCAAAACAGCAGGTGGCGGCCATTTTGTTTCCCCAGCCCCTACATCCATGTCCAATGAGCTTCCCTCAGGGCCAGAGAACCTGGAAGGTGAGGGGTTGGAGAAGGGGAGCGTCACCTGGCAAACTGTTAGAGGCCACTTAGGAGAGGCACcagatggaggaggaagagaaggaggaggaggaggaggaggaggagaagaagaagaagaagaagaagaagaagaagaagtaaaGGTATCTCTCAAGCATTCTCTGACTCCTGATGCCAACTCTGTGTTGACGGGGAAGAAGAAGATTGACCGTCCGCACGCCGACAGCCCCAGTATTGTCACCGAGTCACCTCTGGCTGTCACTACTACAACACAAGGAGAGGTCGATACAAATATTCCGAAGCCCAAAGTTGAAGCTTCAAAGAAAGCTGAAACTGAGGTCGATTACAAAG AGAGAACACTTTCACATCAAACCCACAGGAATATCACCCATCATCCACACTTACCGGGAG CGTTTCTTTTTGAGGTGTCGGTGGAGGTGGCCTTGAGTCCGCAGACTGGGGAGGGTTGGGACCAGCGGGCGACCACTCTACTGACCACACTCAAGAACATG ATGAAAGATGAGCTATCGAGCTACGCTCCAAAAACCATATCATCCAAACGAATTAAAAG gttgaGCTCAGGGGCACTTTTCCTCCTCTGGCTTCATTTCGGGGAGGGGCAGGATGGGGTGCAGTCGCACAGGGTTCTCCACGCAGCAGCGCAGGGGCTCAGGGGGCGCAGTCTGCTCCCTCAAGAGGGCGGCACAGAGGGGGTCGTCGCCTACGTCAGCATTGCAG atgTGAATGAGTGCGGCACCCAGCTGTCTCAGTGCGACGCCTACGCCGAGTGTGTGAACCGATTTGGCACGTACGCGTGCCGCTGCCGCCCCGGCTACCTGGACAAGTCGCGCACCAGCCCCGGGGGCACCATCTGCATCGACCCTGCCGCCTCCG GCTGTAGCTGGTCGTCTCCCGCCATCCTCCGAGGCATCTACTGCGTCTGCGTCCTGCTCTGCCTGCTCATCGTGCTGCTGCTCTTCGCCCTGGCCGTCATGTACCGCCGTCGCCACCAGGGGGCCTTCCTGCTCCGCTGCCAGAGCCACAGCAACGGGAGCGGCCTGGCGACAGTTGCCGGCggcgacaacaacaacaatcgcAACGACCACAACAGCGGTAGTGGTGGTGGCTGCCTGAAGATGTCTGCCGTTCGTAACCGGCCGCTGCCCTCGgtgccacccccacccccgacaCGGCGCATCAAGGACGGTGCGGACGGCGGGGGGTCCCTGGAGCCCCCCTTGCTCAAGTTCGGCCCGCTGCCGCACTCCGACGGGTCCGAGAGCTTGGGGTCGGAGTCCAGAGTGAAGCagtaa